The following are from one region of the Mycolicibacterium helvum genome:
- a CDS encoding acyclic terpene utilization AtuA family protein, translated as MRIGNCSGFYGDRIAAMREMLTGGELDYLTGDYLAELTMLILGRDKMKHPERGYAKTFLTQLEECLGLAHDRGVRIVANAGGLNPAGLADAVRELADRLGIPAQVAHVEGDDLLPRADELGLGTPLTANAYLGAWGVAKCLQAGADVVVTGRVTDASLVVGPAAAHFGWGRDDYHQLAGAVVAGHVIECGVQATGGNYSFFTEIADLGHAGFPLAEIHADGSSVITKHPGSGGQVSVGTVTAQLLYEIGGPRYANPDVTARFDTIALAADGPDRVRISGVCGEPPPPSLKVSLNSIGGFRNAVTFVLTGLDIEAKAALVRDQLESALREKPAELGWTLARTDHIDADTEETASALLSCVVRDPDPKKVGRQFSSAAVELALASYPGFTSTAPPGDGQVYGVFTAGYVPAVEVSQVAVRPDGTRADIDVATTTRELSDVPAPPLPQAPALGPTRRLPLGTVAGARSGDKGGAANVGVWVRTDEQWRWLAHTLTVDGLRELLPETKDLPVSRYLLPNLRAVNFVIEGILGQGVAYQARFDPQAKGLGEWLRSRHIDIPEAILP; from the coding sequence GTGCGGATCGGCAACTGTTCAGGCTTTTACGGTGACCGCATCGCCGCGATGCGCGAGATGCTCACGGGCGGCGAGCTCGATTATCTGACCGGCGATTATCTGGCCGAGCTCACCATGCTGATTCTGGGCCGCGACAAGATGAAGCATCCCGAGCGCGGGTACGCCAAGACCTTCCTGACCCAGCTCGAGGAATGCCTCGGATTGGCCCACGACCGGGGTGTGCGCATCGTCGCCAACGCCGGCGGCCTGAATCCGGCCGGCCTGGCCGACGCCGTCCGCGAGCTCGCCGATCGGCTCGGCATCCCAGCACAGGTCGCCCACGTCGAAGGCGACGACCTTCTCCCCCGCGCTGACGAGCTTGGATTGGGGACGCCGCTGACCGCCAACGCCTATCTCGGCGCGTGGGGTGTCGCGAAGTGCCTGCAGGCCGGCGCCGACGTCGTCGTCACGGGCCGGGTCACCGACGCGTCCCTCGTGGTGGGTCCGGCCGCGGCGCATTTCGGGTGGGGCCGCGACGACTACCACCAGCTCGCCGGCGCGGTCGTGGCCGGACACGTCATCGAGTGCGGTGTGCAGGCCACCGGCGGCAACTACTCCTTCTTCACCGAGATCGCCGACCTAGGCCACGCCGGCTTCCCGCTTGCGGAAATCCACGCCGACGGCTCGTCGGTGATCACCAAGCATCCCGGCAGCGGCGGCCAGGTGAGCGTGGGCACCGTGACCGCGCAACTCCTCTACGAGATCGGCGGTCCGCGCTACGCGAACCCCGATGTCACCGCCCGCTTCGACACCATCGCGCTGGCCGCCGACGGTCCCGACCGCGTCCGCATCAGCGGTGTGTGCGGAGAGCCGCCGCCGCCGTCGTTGAAGGTGTCACTGAACAGCATCGGAGGATTCCGCAACGCGGTTACGTTCGTGCTCACCGGCTTGGACATCGAGGCCAAGGCCGCATTGGTGCGCGACCAGCTGGAGTCGGCGCTACGAGAGAAGCCCGCCGAGCTGGGGTGGACGCTGGCGCGGACCGACCACATCGACGCCGACACCGAGGAAACCGCCAGCGCCCTGCTGAGCTGTGTCGTGCGCGATCCCGATCCCAAGAAGGTCGGCCGCCAGTTCTCCTCGGCTGCAGTCGAACTCGCACTGGCCTCCTATCCCGGATTCACCTCCACCGCGCCGCCGGGCGACGGTCAGGTCTACGGAGTCTTCACCGCCGGCTACGTGCCGGCGGTCGAGGTCTCGCAGGTCGCCGTGCGGCCCGACGGGACCCGCGCCGACATCGACGTGGCCACCACCACCCGCGAGCTGTCCGACGTCCCAGCGCCCCCACTGCCGCAAGCCCCTGCTCTCGGGCCGACCCGACGGCTGCCGCTCGGCACGGTCGCCGGGGCCCGCAGCGGCGACAAGGGCGGGGCGGCCAACGTCGGCGTGTGGGTGCGCACCGACGAGCAGTGGCGTTGGTTGGCACACACGCTGACAGTCGATGGCTTGCGCGAATTACTACCGGAGACCAAGGATCTCCCGGTGTCCCGATATCTGCTTCCGAACCTGCGGGCCGTGAACTTCGTCATCGAAGGCATTCTCGGGCAGGGCGTGGCCTACCAGGCCCGGTTCGATCCGCAGGCCAAAGGACTTGGCGAATGGCTGCGCAGCCGGCACATCGACATCCCGGAAGCGATCCTGCCGTGA
- the rpmF gene encoding 50S ribosomal protein L32, giving the protein MAVPKRRMSRSNTRSRRAQWKTEATGLVNVSVAGRLHKVPRRLLKAARLGLIDLDKR; this is encoded by the coding sequence ATGGCTGTGCCCAAGCGCAGAATGTCGCGGTCGAACACCCGCAGTCGGCGCGCGCAGTGGAAGACCGAAGCCACTGGTCTGGTCAACGTTTCCGTCGCCGGCCGTTTGCACAAGGTTCCCCGTCGGTTGCTCAAGGCCGCGCGGCTCGGACTAATCGATCTCGACAAGCGCTGA
- a CDS encoding response regulator transcription factor: MRILVVDDDRAVRESLRRSLSFNGYSVDLAQDGVEALDAIANERPDALVLDVMMPRLDGLEVCRQLRSTGDDLPILVLTARDSVSERVAGLDAGADDYLPKPFALEELLARMRALLRRTSPDDQSDSAVMTFGDLTLDPVTREVHRGKRAISLTRTEFALLEMLIANPRRVLTRSRILEEVWGFDFPTSGNALEVYVGYLRRKTEAEGEPRLIHTVRGVGYVLRETPP, encoded by the coding sequence GTGCGAATACTTGTCGTTGATGATGATCGCGCGGTGCGCGAGTCCCTGCGCCGGTCCCTTTCCTTCAACGGGTATTCCGTAGACCTGGCGCAGGACGGTGTCGAAGCCCTCGACGCGATCGCCAACGAACGCCCCGACGCGCTGGTGCTGGACGTGATGATGCCCCGGCTCGACGGACTCGAGGTCTGTCGTCAGCTGCGCAGCACCGGCGACGATCTGCCGATCCTTGTTCTGACCGCCCGTGACTCAGTGTCCGAGCGGGTGGCGGGCCTGGACGCCGGCGCCGACGACTATCTTCCCAAGCCGTTCGCCCTCGAAGAGTTGCTGGCGCGGATGCGCGCGCTGTTGCGCCGGACCAGCCCCGACGACCAGTCCGATTCGGCGGTGATGACGTTCGGCGACCTCACGCTCGACCCGGTCACCCGTGAAGTACATCGCGGCAAACGCGCCATCAGCCTGACCCGCACCGAGTTCGCGCTGCTGGAGATGCTCATCGCCAATCCGCGACGGGTCCTGACCCGCAGCCGGATCCTCGAAGAGGTGTGGGGTTTCGACTTTCCGACCTCCGGCAATGCGCTGGAGGTTTACGTCGGTTACCTACGCCGAAAGACGGAAGCAGAAGGAGAACCGCGGCTGATCCACACCGTGCGAGGTGTGGGTTACGTGCTGCGTGAGACACCGCCCTGA
- a CDS encoding HAMP domain-containing sensor histidine kinase, whose protein sequence is MARLWRRAQGGRAPDEPTTSLSLRWRVMLLAMSMVAMVVVLMAVAVYAVVSAALYTDIDNQLQSRAGLLIASGSLAADPGKAIEGTAYSDVNAMLVNPGRSIYTANQQGQRLPIGEPEKSVIGGELLMSRRTVANQRVLAVHLPNGSSLLISKSLAPTNAVMTKLKWVLLAVGGIGVVVAAIAGGMVARTGLRPVARLTEAAERVARTDDLRPIPVFGSDELARLTETFNTMLRALTESRERQARLVADAGHELRTPLTSLRTNVELLMASMQPGAPRLPEGEMVDLRTDVIAQIEELSTLVGDLVDLTREDAGGVVHEVVDLSDVVERSLERARRRRNDVQFDVDVVGWQVYGDPAGLSRAVLNLLDNAAKWSPSGAHVGVRLRQVDAAHAELVVSDYGPGIPPAERGLVFERFYRSTSARAMPGSGLGLAIVKQVVVKHGGMIRIADTVPGGQPPGTAFYVLLPGLPITAATHADPSAESEITARMAKINGDRGASQQKPPTVPSVISVDSQ, encoded by the coding sequence ATGGCACGACTGTGGCGGCGCGCGCAAGGTGGGCGGGCGCCCGACGAACCGACGACATCGCTATCGCTGCGATGGCGGGTGATGCTGCTGGCGATGTCCATGGTGGCGATGGTCGTCGTATTGATGGCGGTCGCGGTGTATGCGGTGGTGTCGGCCGCGCTCTACACCGATATCGATAACCAGCTGCAGAGCAGGGCTGGCCTGCTGATCGCCAGCGGGTCGTTGGCGGCCGACCCGGGAAAGGCCATCGAGGGCACCGCCTATTCCGACGTCAACGCGATGCTCGTCAATCCGGGCCGCTCGATCTACACGGCAAACCAGCAGGGCCAGCGGCTGCCGATCGGTGAACCGGAGAAATCCGTCATCGGCGGTGAGTTGCTGATGTCCCGCCGGACGGTGGCCAACCAGCGGGTGCTGGCCGTGCACTTGCCCAACGGCAGTTCGTTGCTGATCTCGAAGAGTCTGGCTCCCACCAATGCGGTGATGACGAAGCTGAAATGGGTGCTGTTGGCGGTCGGCGGCATCGGCGTGGTGGTCGCCGCGATCGCCGGCGGGATGGTGGCGCGGACCGGCCTGAGGCCGGTGGCCAGGCTCACCGAGGCGGCCGAGCGGGTGGCGCGTACCGACGATCTACGGCCCATTCCGGTGTTCGGCAGCGACGAGCTTGCCAGGCTCACCGAGACGTTCAACACGATGCTTCGTGCGTTGACCGAGTCGCGGGAGCGGCAGGCCCGGCTGGTCGCCGACGCCGGCCATGAGCTGCGCACCCCACTGACGTCGTTGCGCACCAACGTCGAACTGCTGATGGCCTCGATGCAGCCCGGAGCCCCCCGGCTGCCGGAGGGCGAAATGGTCGATCTGCGCACCGATGTGATCGCACAGATCGAGGAATTATCCACTCTCGTAGGCGATTTGGTCGATCTCACGCGTGAGGACGCCGGTGGGGTGGTGCACGAGGTGGTCGACCTGAGCGATGTCGTCGAGCGCAGTCTGGAGCGGGCACGCAGGCGCCGCAATGATGTTCAGTTCGACGTCGACGTCGTCGGATGGCAGGTGTACGGCGACCCTGCCGGACTTTCCCGGGCGGTGCTCAACCTGCTGGACAACGCAGCGAAGTGGAGCCCGTCGGGCGCCCATGTCGGGGTCCGATTGCGTCAGGTGGACGCCGCCCACGCCGAGCTCGTGGTGTCCGACTATGGGCCGGGAATTCCTCCTGCCGAACGCGGCCTGGTGTTCGAGCGGTTCTACCGGTCGACCTCGGCGCGGGCGATGCCTGGATCGGGGCTCGGCTTGGCGATTGTGAAACAGGTGGTCGTCAAACACGGTGGGATGATCCGCATCGCGGACACGGTGCCCGGCGGACAGCCACCGGGCACGGCGTTCTACGTCCTTTTGCCCGGCCTGCCGATCACCGCGGCAACGCATGCGGACCCTTCAGCTGAGAGCGAAATCACGGCCAGAATGGCCAAGATCAACGGTGATCGAGGGGCGTCTCAGCAAAAACCGCCGACTGTACCGAGTGTTATCTCAGTCGATTCTCAGTAG
- a CDS encoding S1C family serine protease: MTDPSRYSPRPQPGHPGPNQHAAPGYSQQPRPAGYQQPYDWRYATQQQHAQYRQPYDPYQAVRQGHPAAAPGVPAMAPRGRSRVGALMAGALAIAVVSAGVGGTVVLLAQPDRQPVGSVLQGGPNGVTNVPAANLPVGSVEQVAAKVVPSVVKLETEFGRQSEEGSGIILSSDGLILTNNHVVAAARGGPAPAAPSAIPGLPPLAPGGPSGPGNPGGPAAPPAGGAPTTTVTFADGRTAPFTVIGTDPASDIAVVRAQGVSGLTPISVGSSANLRVGQDVVAVGSPLGLEGTVTTGIVSALNRPVATGGDSNNQNTVLDAIQTDAAINPGNSGGALVNMNGELVGVNSAIATLGGDSPDAQSGSIGLGFAIPVDQAKRIADELISTGTATHASLGVQVSNDTTTHGAKIVDVTKGGAAAAAGLPTGVVVTKVNDRVIGSADALVAAVRSRAPGDQVTLTYTDPSGSARTVQVTLGKAAQ; this comes from the coding sequence ATGACCGACCCCTCGAGGTACTCGCCGCGGCCGCAGCCCGGCCATCCTGGGCCGAATCAGCATGCGGCACCAGGGTATTCGCAGCAGCCCCGACCGGCCGGTTATCAGCAGCCCTATGACTGGCGGTATGCGACCCAACAACAGCATGCGCAGTACCGCCAGCCCTATGACCCGTATCAGGCTGTGCGACAAGGACATCCGGCTGCTGCACCGGGCGTGCCCGCGATGGCTCCGCGTGGACGTTCGCGCGTGGGGGCGTTGATGGCAGGAGCCCTGGCGATCGCCGTCGTGTCGGCGGGCGTGGGTGGCACCGTGGTGTTGCTTGCCCAGCCGGATCGGCAACCGGTCGGTTCTGTGCTGCAGGGCGGGCCGAACGGGGTGACCAATGTTCCGGCGGCAAATCTGCCGGTGGGTTCGGTCGAGCAGGTGGCCGCCAAAGTGGTCCCCAGTGTGGTCAAGCTCGAGACCGAGTTCGGCCGCCAGTCCGAGGAGGGTTCGGGGATCATCCTGTCCTCGGACGGACTGATCCTGACCAACAACCACGTCGTGGCCGCGGCCAGGGGCGGCCCCGCTCCTGCCGCGCCGTCGGCTATTCCGGGTCTGCCGCCGCTGGCCCCGGGCGGCCCGAGCGGACCGGGTAACCCCGGCGGGCCAGCCGCTCCGCCGGCAGGCGGAGCCCCGACGACAACCGTGACGTTCGCCGATGGTCGTACCGCGCCATTCACGGTGATCGGCACCGACCCGGCAAGCGATATCGCCGTCGTTCGGGCGCAGGGGGTGTCGGGCCTGACTCCGATCAGCGTGGGCTCGTCGGCCAACTTGCGGGTCGGCCAGGACGTGGTGGCGGTCGGTTCTCCGCTGGGCCTGGAAGGAACCGTCACCACCGGCATCGTCAGCGCTCTGAACCGCCCGGTTGCCACCGGCGGCGACTCGAACAACCAGAACACCGTGCTGGACGCCATCCAGACCGACGCCGCGATCAATCCCGGAAACTCTGGTGGCGCGCTGGTCAACATGAACGGCGAGCTGGTGGGTGTGAACTCGGCGATCGCCACTCTCGGCGGGGACTCTCCGGATGCCCAGAGCGGTTCGATCGGGCTGGGCTTCGCCATTCCGGTGGACCAGGCCAAGCGGATCGCTGATGAACTGATCAGCACCGGCACGGCCACGCACGCTTCGCTTGGGGTCCAGGTCAGCAATGACACCACCACCCATGGAGCGAAGATCGTCGACGTCACGAAGGGCGGTGCGGCCGCGGCCGCGGGCCTGCCCACTGGCGTAGTGGTGACCAAGGTCAACGACCGCGTGATCGGCAGCGCCGATGCGCTGGTCGCCGCCGTCCGATCGCGGGCGCCGGGCGACCAGGTGACGCTGACCTACACCGATCCCTCCGGTTCCGCCCGCACTGTGCAGGTCACGCTCGGGAAGGCAGCCCAGTGA
- a CDS encoding MogA/MoaB family molybdenum cofactor biosynthesis protein, whose product MTLTSTTARMSPGGYTVTSMEQPGELVGRALVVVVDDRTAHGDEEDHSGPLVTELLAEAGFVVDGVVVVSADEVEIRNALNTAVIGGVDLVVSVGGTGVTPRDVTPEATKTILDRELLGIAEALRASGLSAGITDAGLSRGLAGISGSTLVVNIAGSRYAVRDGMATLNPLATHVIGQLSSLEI is encoded by the coding sequence ATGACGTTGACCAGCACGACTGCCAGGATGTCGCCGGGCGGATATACGGTGACATCCATGGAACAGCCAGGGGAGCTGGTGGGGCGCGCACTGGTCGTCGTCGTCGACGACCGCACGGCCCACGGCGATGAGGAGGACCACAGCGGCCCGTTGGTCACCGAGCTGCTCGCGGAGGCGGGCTTCGTGGTGGACGGCGTCGTGGTGGTGTCCGCTGATGAGGTCGAGATTCGTAACGCGCTGAACACTGCTGTCATCGGTGGTGTCGACTTGGTGGTGTCGGTCGGTGGCACCGGTGTCACTCCGCGCGACGTGACGCCGGAGGCCACCAAGACCATCCTCGATCGGGAGCTCCTCGGCATCGCCGAGGCACTGCGTGCCTCCGGGCTGTCGGCGGGAATCACCGACGCAGGCCTGTCGCGCGGTCTGGCCGGTATTTCCGGCAGCACCCTGGTCGTCAACATCGCCGGCTCGCGCTATGCGGTTCGTGACGGTATGGCAACGCTGAACCCGCTGGCGACCCACGTCATCGGCCAGCTCTCCAGCCTGGAGATCTAA
- a CDS encoding MspA family porin, with protein MKAIGRVLVAMIAAVAALFVGTGTSHAGLDNELSLVDGGGRTMTIQQWDTFLNGVFPLDRNRLTREWFHSGKAVYSVVGPGADDFAGTLELGYQVGFPWSLGVGINFSYTTPNILLDDANLSPTGFNPLGSVITPNLFPGVSISADLGNGPGIQEVATFSVDVSGPNGSVAVANAHGTVTGAAGGVLLRPFARLISKAGDSVTTYGEPWNMN; from the coding sequence ATGAAGGCAATCGGTCGGGTACTGGTGGCGATGATCGCCGCCGTCGCGGCGTTGTTCGTCGGGACAGGTACCTCGCACGCAGGTTTGGATAACGAGCTGAGTCTGGTCGACGGCGGTGGCCGCACGATGACGATTCAGCAGTGGGACACCTTCCTCAATGGCGTGTTCCCCCTGGACCGCAACCGGCTGACTCGTGAGTGGTTCCACTCCGGCAAGGCTGTCTACAGCGTGGTCGGCCCGGGCGCCGATGACTTCGCGGGCACCTTGGAGCTGGGCTACCAGGTCGGCTTCCCGTGGTCGCTGGGTGTGGGCATCAACTTCAGCTACACCACGCCCAACATCCTGCTCGACGATGCAAACCTCTCCCCGACGGGCTTCAACCCGCTGGGATCGGTGATCACCCCGAACCTGTTCCCGGGTGTCTCGATCAGCGCTGACCTGGGCAACGGCCCCGGTATCCAGGAAGTCGCCACCTTCTCGGTGGACGTCTCGGGCCCCAACGGCTCGGTGGCCGTGGCCAACGCCCACGGCACCGTCACCGGTGCCGCCGGCGGTGTGCTGCTGCGCCCGTTCGCCCGGCTGATCTCCAAGGCCGGTGACAGCGTCACCACCTACGGCGAACCCTGGAACATGAACTAA
- the mscL gene encoding large-conductance mechanosensitive channel protein MscL: MLKGFKEFLSRGNIVDLSVAVVIGTAFTAVVTKFTESIIQPLIDRIGAGKDAEYGILRIGIGGGQAIDLNILLSALINFVLVAAVVYFFVVAPYNRLRKKGEIEQAADTELSLLTEIRDLLADASGTPKKVTGPGTGPSPDTAETTSADRD; this comes from the coding sequence GTGTTGAAAGGATTCAAGGAGTTTCTCTCCCGCGGAAACATAGTCGATCTATCCGTGGCTGTGGTCATCGGTACCGCGTTCACCGCCGTGGTCACCAAGTTCACCGAAAGCATCATCCAGCCATTGATCGATCGCATCGGGGCGGGCAAGGACGCCGAATACGGCATCCTGCGGATCGGCATCGGCGGTGGGCAAGCCATCGATTTGAACATCCTGCTGTCGGCGTTGATCAACTTCGTTCTGGTGGCGGCCGTGGTGTATTTCTTCGTGGTCGCGCCCTACAACCGGCTGCGCAAGAAGGGCGAGATCGAGCAGGCCGCCGACACCGAGCTCAGCTTGCTGACCGAGATCCGAGATCTTTTGGCCGACGCAAGCGGAACGCCGAAAAAAGTCACCGGCCCGGGTACTGGCCCGAGCCCTGACACCGCAGAAACCACGAGCGCCGACAGAGACTGA
- a CDS encoding SAF domain-containing protein yields MAESLNPTLPSRIRQLLRPDFTRTMLARRVAAGGLVILAGIAALRPDPGDRRTDVVVAVHDLSPGMTVTSTDIKIEKRSATTVPDGAQTAIDAVVGTTLAGPARRGEVITDVRMLGSRLAGLAAGPDARVVPLHLADAAVLDLIRSGDVVDVMGAADAGTDAKPMLVASDAIVVLVSPKQKAAGAGDDRVVLVALPAVAAHSLAAATLVQTVTLTIH; encoded by the coding sequence ATGGCCGAGTCCCTCAATCCGACGTTACCGAGTCGAATTCGGCAGTTGTTACGACCCGACTTCACCCGGACAATGCTGGCGCGCCGCGTCGCGGCCGGCGGACTGGTCATTCTCGCCGGAATCGCCGCATTGCGGCCGGACCCGGGCGACCGGCGCACCGACGTAGTGGTGGCCGTCCACGACCTCAGTCCAGGGATGACGGTAACGTCCACCGACATCAAGATTGAAAAGCGTTCCGCCACAACAGTTCCCGATGGCGCCCAGACAGCGATCGACGCCGTTGTCGGTACCACTCTGGCCGGGCCGGCCCGCCGGGGAGAAGTGATCACCGATGTCAGAATGCTCGGCTCGCGCCTGGCAGGTCTCGCCGCCGGTCCCGACGCGCGAGTGGTGCCCCTTCACCTTGCCGACGCGGCGGTGCTCGACCTGATCAGGTCCGGTGACGTCGTCGACGTCATGGGCGCCGCGGACGCAGGCACCGACGCCAAGCCGATGCTGGTGGCCTCCGACGCCATCGTGGTGCTGGTTTCACCAAAGCAGAAGGCCGCAGGGGCCGGCGACGACCGAGTGGTGCTGGTGGCCCTGCCAGCCGTGGCTGCACACTCCTTAGCCGCGGCCACGCTGGTGCAGACCGTCACGTTGACAATCCACTGA
- a CDS encoding sensor domain-containing phosphodiesterase has protein sequence MNADQLLARNLLSALANGGVEPFFQPIVSLDDGRVLGFEVLARWHDPRGGYIPPDRFIPIADRFGLLDRLLYQLMSTSFLIAADWPHNLFLGFNVSPTQLRNSELASRIAKAAMEASFPLSRVHIEITETGFIEDLTQPRRTLDKLINLGCTIAMDDFGTGYSSLTWLSTLPFSKIKIDASFVMAMHEHRQSRKIVAAVVGLGHSLGLAVVAEGVESARQADLLRGMGCKLAQGYLFGRPTPASHVPEVLSAVVSTVDEAETLAPTSLELCAHQLSDACGTDAAIAFMDPTGTVVASSTAFDQTMAVSRGEAAGRHIWELIGLTPETFAELRATDLLDEQFPALEERTANGSRTRILIRPVKDESSELLGYSVEFGDNANPNSTGVAS, from the coding sequence GTGAACGCTGATCAGCTTCTCGCGCGCAACCTTTTGTCCGCGCTGGCCAATGGTGGCGTGGAGCCCTTCTTTCAGCCGATCGTGTCCCTCGACGATGGCCGGGTGCTCGGGTTCGAAGTTCTTGCCAGGTGGCATGATCCGCGCGGCGGTTACATCCCTCCGGACCGATTCATCCCCATCGCCGATCGCTTCGGGCTGCTCGATCGCCTGCTTTATCAATTGATGAGCACGTCTTTTTTGATCGCAGCGGATTGGCCGCACAACCTGTTCCTCGGTTTCAACGTCTCGCCGACGCAACTGCGTAATTCGGAGCTGGCGAGCAGGATCGCCAAGGCGGCGATGGAAGCGTCATTTCCGTTGAGCCGCGTGCATATTGAGATCACCGAGACGGGTTTCATCGAGGACTTGACCCAGCCGCGACGGACGCTCGACAAGCTAATCAACCTCGGCTGCACCATAGCGATGGACGACTTTGGCACCGGCTATTCAAGCTTGACCTGGCTGAGCACCTTGCCGTTCTCCAAAATCAAGATCGATGCGAGTTTCGTCATGGCGATGCACGAACACCGTCAGAGTCGCAAGATCGTCGCCGCGGTGGTGGGACTGGGCCACAGCCTGGGGCTGGCCGTTGTGGCCGAAGGCGTGGAGTCTGCCCGGCAAGCCGATCTGCTCAGGGGCATGGGGTGCAAGCTGGCACAGGGTTATCTGTTCGGTCGGCCGACGCCGGCGAGTCACGTCCCGGAAGTCCTGTCCGCCGTCGTGTCGACGGTGGACGAAGCCGAAACGTTGGCGCCGACGTCATTGGAACTGTGCGCCCACCAGCTCTCCGACGCGTGTGGGACGGACGCTGCGATCGCTTTCATGGATCCGACCGGCACCGTCGTGGCCTCGAGCACGGCCTTTGACCAGACGATGGCGGTCAGTCGGGGCGAAGCCGCCGGCAGGCACATCTGGGAGCTGATCGGGCTCACGCCGGAGACCTTCGCCGAGCTGCGTGCAACCGACCTTCTCGACGAGCAGTTTCCGGCGCTCGAAGAAAGGACAGCCAACGGGTCGAGGACGAGAATTCTGATCCGTCCGGTCAAGGACGAAAGCAGCGAATTACTTGGCTATTCGGTCGAGTTCGGGGACAACGCAAACCCCAATTCGACTGGGGTTGCGTCTTGA
- a CDS encoding FmdB family zinc ribbon protein, whose translation MPTYSYACTECDNRFDAVQAFTDDALTSCPQCSGRLRKLFNSVGVVFKGSGFYRTDSRDASKNSKSESSSSSSSEKSSSSEKSSGASDSSSSSSSASTPSSSAPAAAASS comes from the coding sequence GTGCCGACCTACAGCTACGCGTGCACCGAGTGCGACAACCGCTTCGATGCGGTGCAGGCGTTCACTGATGATGCGCTGACCAGCTGCCCGCAATGTTCCGGTCGGCTGCGCAAGCTGTTCAACTCGGTTGGCGTCGTGTTCAAGGGCAGCGGCTTCTACCGCACCGACAGCCGCGATGCGTCCAAGAACTCCAAGTCGGAATCGTCGTCGTCCTCGAGTTCCGAAAAGTCGTCGAGCTCGGAGAAATCGTCGGGTGCTAGCGACTCGTCGTCGAGCTCGTCGAGCGCGAGCACCCCGAGCAGCTCGGCACCGGCAGCTGCGGCCTCGAGCTAA
- a CDS encoding 5-formyltetrahydrofolate cyclo-ligase, which translates to MLTGTKAQHRATLLAARRAVPAATRAAEARALTDHLGEIVGPGDTVCAYLPVGAEPGSAQMVDHLRELCARVLLPVTRSGADGEPLALLWGVYVPEALVAARFGLLEPAEPWLPSSAVAEADMVLVPALAVDRNGVRLGRGGGFYDRSLALCRPRAKLVAVVRDDEVVDELPSEAHDVRMTHVLTPHHGLFALADTL; encoded by the coding sequence ATGCTCACCGGTACCAAAGCCCAACACAGGGCAACCCTGTTGGCCGCGCGGCGCGCGGTTCCCGCCGCGACCCGGGCAGCCGAGGCGCGCGCGTTGACCGACCACCTTGGCGAGATCGTCGGTCCCGGCGACACCGTGTGCGCGTACCTGCCCGTGGGCGCAGAGCCAGGCTCGGCGCAGATGGTCGACCACCTTCGCGAGCTGTGCGCGCGAGTGCTGTTGCCGGTGACCCGTTCCGGCGCCGACGGTGAGCCGCTGGCCCTGCTGTGGGGCGTCTACGTGCCCGAAGCGCTGGTTGCGGCCCGGTTCGGTTTGCTCGAACCCGCCGAACCCTGGTTGCCGAGCTCGGCGGTGGCCGAGGCCGACATGGTGCTGGTTCCGGCATTGGCGGTGGACCGCAACGGAGTTCGGCTGGGGCGCGGCGGCGGGTTCTACGACCGCTCGTTGGCTCTGTGCAGACCCCGCGCCAAGCTCGTCGCGGTGGTCCGGGACGACGAGGTTGTCGATGAACTGCCAAGTGAGGCTCATGACGTTCGGATGACCCACGTCCTCACCCCTCACCACGGGCTGTTTGCGCTGGCCGACACGTTGTGA